Within the Thermostichus lividus PCC 6715 genome, the region TTCCGCATAGGCTTGGCGATCCATCCGATAGCTCACGGGTGTTACTCCACAGTAAAGGCATCTTCTAAATACTGGTGTACTCGATAGCATCCCCCCACCGGAGAGGGCTGGTACAGCACCAATGCTACATCAAAGCGACAAGGACTGTCGTGCCATTGGGGATGGGCCTGCAGAAACTCCTGAGCGGTGCCAATGAGTTTTTGTTGCTTGCGGTGGGCGATCGCCTCGAGACCGTCAGCATCCCAATTCTGGGGGCGGCGGGTTTTTACCTCCACAAAGGCCAGCACCCCACCGGGACTGTAAGCCACAATATCTAGCTCGCCCCGACGACAGCCCCAATTGCGGGCTACGATCTGCCACTGTTGCGCCCGCAACCACCTCACCACCGCTTCCTCGCCCCCATTGCCAATCCGACGCATAAACCTCTCTCCCCTTGCTTGCTCCTAGGAATCAGGCTACAATCAGATAACTCATAGTCGTTTCGAGTTTACTTTAGTCATGACATCGCCACGGATTGAAAACGTTGTAATTATTGGTTCTGGGCCGGCGGGCTATACTGCGGCCATCTATGCTGCCCGTGCCAACCTCAAGCCTTTTATGTTTGAAGGCTATCAGGTGGGAGGGCTACCTGGCGGCCAACTGATGACCACCACCGAGGTGGAGAACTTCCCCGGCTTTCCCGAGGGGATTCAAGGACCAGAGTTAATGGCGCGGATGAAAGCGCAAGCCCAGCGCTGGGGCACAGAACTTGTCACTGAAGATGTGATCCAAGTTGATTT harbors:
- a CDS encoding YraN family protein, which produces MRRIGNGGEEAVVRWLRAQQWQIVARNWGCRRGELDIVAYSPGGVLAFVEVKTRRPQNWDADGLEAIAHRKQQKLIGTAQEFLQAHPQWHDSPCRFDVALVLYQPSPVGGCYRVHQYLEDAFTVE